A window from Salvia miltiorrhiza cultivar Shanhuang (shh) chromosome 2, IMPLAD_Smil_shh, whole genome shotgun sequence encodes these proteins:
- the LOC131011674 gene encoding cellulose synthase A catalytic subunit 2 [UDP-forming]-like, with protein MDTKGRLVAGSHNRNEFVLINADDIGRVTSVKELTGQICQICGDEIEFSVDGEPFVACNECAFPVCRPCYEYERREGNQACPQCKTRYKRIKGSPRVDGDEDEDEFDDLEHEFDYNEYEQQHIAGAPLSSRGIGRTASGITTHSEMDPSALNSEIPLLTYGQEDDTISADKHALIIPPFRGKRVHPMPSSDSSMTFPPRPMDPKKDLAVYGYGTVAWKERMEEWKRKQNEKLQVVKHQGGKGSGDELDDADLPKMDEGRQPLSRKIPIPSSKISPYRIVILLRMAILGLFFHYRIRHPVNDAYGLWLTSIICEIWFAISWIFDQFPKWFPIKRETYLDRLSLRYEKEGKPSELAPVDIFVSTVDPLKEPPLITANTVLSILAVDYPIDKVACYVSDDGAAMLTFEALSETSEFARKWVPFCKKFKIEPRAPEWYFAQKVDYLRDKVEPTFVRERRAMKREYEEFKVRINALVAMAQKVPEEGWTMQDGTPWPGNNVRDHPGMIQVFLGQNGVRDIEGNELPRLIYVSREKRPGYEHHKKAGAMNSLIRVSAVISNAPYLLNVDCDHYINNSKALREAMCFMMDPQAGKKICYVQFPQRFDGIDRHDRYSNRNVVFFDINMKGLDGIQGPIYVGTGCVFRRQALYGYDAPKKAKPPGKTCNCWPKWCCCCFGSRKKTKKGKSGKSKDNKKKTKNSQALTQIHALENIEEGIEGIDSEKSALMPQVKFEKKFGQSPVFIASVLLENGGVPAGATSASLLKEAIHVISCGYEDKTEWGKEVGWIYGSVTEDILTGFKMHCHGWRSVYCMPKRPAFKGSAPINLSDRLHQVLRWALGSVEILLSRHCPIWYGYGCGLKPLERFSYINSVVYPLTSLPLLAYCALPAVCLLTGKFIVPEISNYASIIFMGMFISIAVTSVLEMQWGGVGIDDLWRNEQFWVIGGVSSHFFALIQGLLKVLAGVNTNFTVTSKAADDGEFSDLYLFKWTSLLIPPMTLMIINIIGVVVGVSDAINNGYESWGPLFGRLFFALWVIVHLYPFLKGFMGRQDRLPTIIVVWSILLASIFSLLWVRINPFLSRDGIVLEVCGLDCN; from the exons ATGGATACTAAAGGGAGGCTCGTTGCTGGCTCCCATAACAGGAATGAGTTTGTTCTCATCAATGCTGATGACATTGGAAGA GTGACTTCTGTGAAAGAGTTGACTGGTCAGATTTGCCAGATTTGTGGAGATGAGATTGAATTCAGTGTAGATGGAGAGCCTTTTGTTGCTTGCAATGAATGTGCATTCCCTGTTTGTAGACCTTGCTATGAGTATGAAAGAAGGGAGGGCAATCAAGCCTGCCCTCAATGCAAAACCAGATACAAGCGTATCAAAG GGAGTCCCAGAGTGGATGGAGATGAAGATGAGGATGAGTTTGATGATTTGGAGCATGAATTTGATTACAACGAGTATGAGCAGCAGCACATCGCCGGAGCACCTCTGTCGTCTCGGGGCATTGGCCGGACTGCCTCCGGCATCACCACCCACTCGGAGATGGATCCCTCGGCTCTTAACTCGGAGATCCCTCTCCTCACTTATGGTCAAGAG GATGACACGATTTCAGCCGATAAGCACGCCCTAATTATCCCCCCGTTTCGAGGGAAGCGAGTCCATCCTATGCCCTCTTCTGATTCATCCATGACCT TTCCACCACGGCCGATGGATCCGAAGAAGGACTTAGCCGTGTACGGCTACGGCACCGTAGCGTGGAAGGAGAGAATGGAAGAATGGAAGAGGAAGCAAAATGAGAAGCTTCAAGTTGTGAAGCATCAAGGAGGAAAAGGGAGTGGAGATGAGCTGGATGATGCTGATTTACCCAA GATGGATGAAGGCCGACAACCACTTTCGAGGAAGATACCAATTCCTTCGAGCAAGATAAGCCCATACAGAATTGTCATTTTGCTGCGTATGGCAATTCTTGGATTGTTCTTTCATTATAGAATCCGTCACCCCGTCAATGATGCATATGGATTGTGGCTAACATCAATTATATGTGAGATATGGTTTGCCATCTCCTGGATCTTCGATCAGTTCCCGAAGTGGTTTCCAATCAAGCGAGAAACATACCTCGATAGACTCTCGTTAAG GTACGAGAAAGAGGGCAAGCCCTCTGAGCTAGCTCCCGTAGACATATTTGTGAGTACGGTGGATCCTTTGAAGGAACCTCCGCTAATTACGGCCAATACCGTTCTTTCTATACTTGCCGTGGATTACCCCATTGACAAGGTTGCCTGCTATGTGtctgatgatggtgctgcaatgctTACTTTCGAAGCTCTCTCAGAGACGTCTGAGTTCGCTAGGAAATGGGTCCCGTTCTGCAAAAAGTTCAAAATAGAGCCTCGTGCTCCCGAATGGTACTTTGCTCAAAAGGTTGACTATTTGAGAGACAAAGTGGAACCAACATTTGTGAGGGAACGTCGTGCAATGAAG AGAGAGTACGAAGAGTTTAAAGTTCGGATAAATGCGCTGGTTGCAATGGCGCAGAAGGTTCCCGAGGAGGGTTGGACGATGCAAGACGGTACTCCATGGCCAGGAAATAATGTCAGGGATCATCCCGGCATGATCCAG GTATTCCTGGGTCAAAATGGTGTTCGGGATATTGAAGGTAATGAGCTACCTCGTCTTATATACGTTTCTCGTGAGAAGAGGCCTGGATACGAGCATCACAAAAAAGCCGGTGCTATGAATTCCTTG ATACGGGTGTCGGCTGTCATCTCAAATGCTCCTTACTTGCTCAATGTTGATTGTGATCACTACATAAATAACAGTAAGGCTCTCAGAGAAGCTATGTGTTTCATGATGGATCCGCAAGCAGGCAAGAAAATATGCTACGTGCAGTTTCCTCAAAGGTTTGATGGAATTGATAGGCACGACAGATATTCGAATCGCAATGTTGTCTTCTTTGAT ATAAATATGAAAGGGCTCGACGGAATCCAAGGTCCAATTTATGTCGGAACTGGATGCGTCTTCAGGAGGCAAGCACTTTATGGATACGATGCCCCCAAGAAAGCAAAACCCCCGGGCAAAACATGCAATTGCTGGCCAAAATGGTGTTGCTGCTGCTTTGGATCAAGAAAGAAGACTAAGAAAGGAAAATCAGGAAAATCGAAGGATAATAAGAAAAAGACCAAAAACAGTCAAGCTTTGACACAGATCCATGCTCTTGAAAACATCGAGGAAGGAATTGAAG GAATTGACAGTGAGAAGTCAGCCCTGATGCCCCAAGTAAAATTTGAGAAGAAATTTGGACAATCACCGGTTTTCATTGCTTCAGTTCTCCTAGAAAACGGTGGTGTCCCTGCAGGAGCAACGTCTGCATCGCTCTTGAAAGAAGCTATTCATGTGATCAGTTGTGGCTATGAAGATAAAACAGAATGGGGAAAAGAA GTCGGGTGGATTTATGGTTCGGTGACAGAAGATATCTTGACCGGGTTCAAGATGCATTGCCACGGCTGGCGGTCAGTTTACTGTATGCCCAAAAGACCGGCATTCAAAGGGTCTGCCCCAATCAATCTTTCTGATCGTCTCCACCAGGTTCTCCGATGGGCCTTGGGATCAGTCGAAATCTTATTGAGCAGGCACTGCCCCATTTGGTATGGATACGGATGTGGTCTGAAACCGCTGGAGAGATTCTCTTACATAAACTCGGTTGTCTATCCATTGACTTCACTTCCATTGCTTGCTTACTGCGCCTTACCAGCTGTCTGCCTGCTTACCGGCAAATTCATCGTCCCAGAG ATCAGTAACTATGCCAGTATAATCTTTATGGGGATGTTCATATCCATCGCTGTGACCAGCGTGTTGGAGATGCAGTGGGGAGGCGTTGGGATCGACGACCTGTGGAGAAATGAGCAGTTCTGGGTGATCGGTGGCGTCTCGTCTCACTTCTTTGCTCTAATCCAAGGTCTTCTCAAAGTTCTGGCTGGTGTGAACACAAACTTCACTGTGACTTCAAAAGCAGCTGATGATGGTGAGTTCTCGGATCTGTACCTCTTCAAGTGGACGTCTCTGTTGATCCCGCCCATGACGCTGATGATCATCAACATCATCGGAGTCGTGGTTGGAGTCTCGGACGCCATAAACAACGGGTATGAATCGTGGGGGCCTCTCTTCGGGAGGCTCTTCTTCGCCCTTTGGGTGATTGTCCATTTGTACCCCTTCCTCAAAGGTTTCATGGGGCGGCAAGATCGCCTCCCTACCATCATCGTCGTGTGGTCTATTCTTTTGGCTTCGATCTTCTCCTTGCTCTGGGTTCGCATCAATCCCTTTTTGTCGAGGGATGGCATCGTCTTAGAAGTTTGTGGCTTGGACTGTAATTAG